One Pseudocalidococcus azoricus BACA0444 DNA window includes the following coding sequences:
- the crcB gene encoding fluoride efflux transporter CrcB, whose protein sequence is MALASMFSNPIWRTPMAIGLGAIVGAISRYGVVTVCQSQWGLGFPWGTFIVNVSGCYVMGFVVVFFLNEAIRIHPDVYVMMTTGFLGSYTTFSSYELDTFVLWQDQNGQIALFYWIISAALGIIGLRLGERTAERFLPPLLPPDLPPD, encoded by the coding sequence ATGGCATTGGCCTCAATGTTCAGCAACCCAATCTGGAGAACACCAATGGCCATTGGCCTGGGAGCAATTGTTGGGGCTATTTCCCGCTATGGAGTCGTCACTGTCTGCCAATCACAGTGGGGCCTAGGCTTTCCTTGGGGAACATTCATTGTCAATGTCTCTGGCTGCTATGTGATGGGGTTTGTGGTTGTCTTTTTCCTCAACGAGGCAATACGCATCCATCCCGATGTCTATGTGATGATGACGACGGGTTTTCTCGGTTCCTACACAACATTTTCCAGTTATGAGTTAGACACTTTTGTGCTTTGGCAGGATCAAAATGGCCAGATTGCCTTATTTTATTGGATTATCTCCGCTGCCCTAGGTATTATTGGGCTACGTTTGGGAGAGCGCACGGCCGAGCGTTTTTTACCGCCCCTTTTACCCCCCGATCTTCCCCCAGACTAA
- a CDS encoding iron-containing alcohol dehydrogenase family protein, with protein sequence MKPLTTSELFLPLTIAPAQVQRGWGILAQAPELITAYGRKPLIIGGQQAQAALKPYFANLQNSDLIPAWGSPVQDCSEPTLGILATELAAHSGDVIIGVGGGKALDTAKLVAQRAKLPIVTIPTSGATCAAWTALSNVYNSAGAFQYDVALDHCPNLLLLDYQLIATAPQRTLIAGIGDALAKWYEASISSGHSQHTLIIAAVQQARVLRDLLLQKSSEALQEIGGPAWQEVVDATVLMAGMIGGLGGAQCRTVAAHAVHNGLTHLSLTKQSLHGEKVAYGILAQLRLEELIQGSHLAASSRQQLLSFYREIGLPTTLSDLGLGDISLRELETAATQACLPTSDIHHLPFTVTPAELMAAMISTTAETTAMARANSKEGLA encoded by the coding sequence ATGAAGCCCCTCACCACCTCTGAATTATTCTTACCTCTCACCATTGCTCCGGCCCAAGTTCAGCGTGGATGGGGAATTTTAGCCCAGGCCCCGGAATTGATCACAGCCTATGGCCGCAAGCCGTTGATCATTGGTGGACAACAAGCCCAAGCCGCCCTTAAGCCTTATTTCGCCAACCTCCAAAACAGTGATCTGATCCCAGCTTGGGGGTCTCCGGTGCAAGATTGTAGTGAACCCACCTTAGGCATCCTCGCAACAGAACTGGCAGCCCACAGTGGGGATGTGATTATTGGGGTTGGTGGGGGCAAAGCACTGGATACAGCCAAGTTAGTCGCCCAGCGGGCCAAGTTACCGATTGTGACGATTCCCACCTCAGGAGCCACCTGTGCGGCCTGGACAGCTTTATCCAATGTTTACAATTCCGCTGGGGCGTTTCAATATGATGTCGCTTTAGACCATTGCCCTAATTTACTGCTTTTGGATTATCAACTCATTGCCACGGCCCCGCAACGGACGCTCATCGCTGGAATTGGGGATGCCTTAGCCAAATGGTATGAAGCTTCGATTAGTAGTGGTCATTCCCAACACACCCTGATTATTGCCGCAGTCCAACAGGCCCGCGTCTTACGGGATCTGCTCCTGCAAAAATCCTCTGAGGCCCTACAAGAGATTGGCGGCCCGGCCTGGCAGGAGGTGGTGGATGCCACGGTGTTGATGGCGGGAATGATTGGTGGCCTGGGGGGCGCGCAATGTCGGACGGTGGCGGCCCATGCGGTTCATAATGGCTTGACCCATCTATCCTTGACGAAGCAAAGCCTTCACGGGGAAAAAGTGGCCTACGGGATTTTAGCCCAGTTACGTTTGGAAGAACTGATTCAGGGCAGCCACCTAGCCGCATCCTCTCGCCAACAACTTCTCAGTTTTTACCGGGAGATTGGTTTGCCCACGACACTATCTGATTTGGGTCTGGGGGATATTTCGTTGCGAGAACTGGAAACCGCGGCAACCCAGGCCTGTCTACCTACGTCTGATATTCACCACCTCCCCTTTACTGTAACCCCGGCTGAACTGATGGCTGCGATGATCTCCACCACTGCGGAAACAACGGCGATGGCTCGTGCCAATTCCAAGGAAGGGCTTGCCTAA
- the pxcA gene encoding proton extrusion protein PcxA: MFQKIRQFIKDSEHWYLSTPERALNASYTAALKIRAIENEHFGGRPISRLALSDGSEGTYFQAELQKLLKTVRMRLTEFKATHRILEIDAPASSVIFQGNLSNSQPVQNLDREASPATYTVTAEVINPDDVTIPAKLRFIDATLNRYKRLHDSELSALGTPSVSRQNPEQNGSGKKTSKSTAARTDPANLELGSFYESGYSNEDLTDDSKLDSGFIPRSILRTADRFRRELDPGDNNEEEIVRDFRTSKARTRIAIRFILLLIIIPLLTQQLSKILVIGPIVNHFKAVGKIEMIINTQIQERVLNELDQFENKIRFQSLISQVPVPPTELQEQLREKAIELSTEYQKELIEPLKNILSDSLGVSAFTLLLLLNRPQIAILKTFMDEVVYGLSDSAKAFIIILFTDVFVGFHSPHGWTVIVNNTLEHFGLPQNEDFIDMFIATFPVMLDTVFKYWIFRYLNQISPSAVATYKNMNE, translated from the coding sequence ATGTTTCAAAAAATTAGGCAGTTTATTAAGGATTCTGAACATTGGTATCTTTCTACCCCGGAACGGGCCCTCAATGCTTCCTACACTGCTGCCCTCAAAATCAGAGCAATTGAAAATGAGCACTTTGGCGGTCGTCCCATTAGTCGCCTTGCCCTCAGCGATGGATCAGAAGGAACCTATTTTCAAGCCGAGTTACAAAAACTCCTCAAAACAGTGCGGATGCGTCTGACGGAATTTAAGGCAACCCACCGGATCTTAGAAATTGATGCCCCAGCCTCGTCTGTCATATTCCAAGGCAACCTTAGCAACAGCCAGCCAGTTCAGAATCTTGACCGTGAAGCCAGCCCTGCCACCTATACGGTTACCGCCGAGGTCATCAATCCTGATGATGTGACGATTCCTGCCAAGCTCCGGTTTATTGATGCCACTCTGAACCGCTATAAACGGCTCCACGACTCGGAATTATCTGCCCTTGGTACCCCCTCCGTCAGTCGCCAAAATCCGGAGCAGAATGGTAGCGGCAAAAAAACAAGCAAGTCCACCGCGGCTAGAACAGATCCCGCCAACCTAGAACTGGGGTCTTTTTACGAGTCGGGCTACAGTAATGAAGATTTAACCGATGACTCAAAGCTGGATAGTGGTTTTATTCCCCGTTCAATTTTACGGACAGCGGATCGCTTTCGCCGGGAACTTGATCCAGGGGATAACAATGAAGAAGAAATTGTGCGGGACTTTCGGACATCCAAAGCTCGAACAAGAATTGCAATTCGCTTTATCTTACTTTTGATTATTATTCCTTTACTGACTCAACAGCTTTCAAAAATACTTGTGATTGGGCCAATTGTAAACCACTTTAAGGCAGTGGGAAAAATTGAAATGATCATCAATACCCAAATTCAAGAGCGAGTCTTAAATGAATTAGATCAGTTTGAAAATAAAATCCGCTTTCAAAGTCTGATTAGTCAAGTTCCTGTGCCGCCAACCGAACTTCAAGAACAGTTACGGGAAAAAGCAATCGAACTTTCTACGGAATATCAAAAGGAACTTATCGAACCTCTGAAAAATATTCTTTCCGATAGTTTGGGGGTTTCGGCATTTACGTTACTGCTGCTCTTGAATCGGCCTCAAATTGCTATTCTGAAAACCTTTATGGATGAAGTGGTTTATGGATTAAGTGACAGTGCAAAGGCCTTTATTATCATTCTGTTTACGGATGTATTTGTGGGTTTCCACTCACCCCACGGCTGGACAGTCATTGTTAATAATACTCTGGAGCACTTTGGCCTACCTCAAAACGAGGACTTTATTGATATGTTTATTGCCACGTTCCCAGTGATGTTGGATACAGTCTTTAAGTATTGGATTTTCCGCTATCTCAATCAGATTTCACCTTCGGCCGTGGCAACCTATAAGAATATGAATGAGTAA
- a CDS encoding alpha-D-glucose phosphate-specific phosphoglucomutase, whose amino-acid sequence MTIQVVATHPFSDQKPGTSGLRKKVTVFQTPHYLENFIQATFDTLESCQGQILVVGGDGRYFNQPAIQIILKMAAANGFSRVKVGQNGILSTPATSCLIRKYRTIGGIILSASHNPAGPGGDFGVKFNTSNGGPAPEKVTKAIYERTQAIETYKILDAADIDLGRLGETKLGTMVVEVIDSVTDYAQLLETLFDFDRIQQFIASGSFRFIFDAMHAVTGPYGRRIFEERLGAPAGTVQAGFPLEDFGGGHPDPNLVYAHDLVAQLFTDHGPDFGAASDGDGDRNMILGRNFFVTPSDSLAILAANATLVPGYRQGLAGIARSMPTSQAPDRVAQQLGIPAFETPTGWKFFGNLLDSGQATLCGEESFGTGSNHVREKDGLWAVLFWLNILAVRQQSVAEIVTQHWQTYGRNFYSRHDYEGVASDRANELMTQLQAKLPTLTGKTLGAGRVAYADDFSYQDPVDQSVSANQGIRIGFEDGSRIVFRLSGTGTEGATLRVYLERYEPNPQNHGLDAQVALQDLIGLADSLAQIKLLTGRDKPTVIT is encoded by the coding sequence ATGACGATTCAGGTTGTTGCGACTCATCCTTTCTCAGATCAAAAACCGGGTACATCTGGCCTGCGGAAAAAAGTTACTGTCTTTCAAACGCCGCACTACCTCGAAAACTTTATCCAGGCCACCTTTGATACCCTGGAAAGCTGTCAGGGGCAAATTTTGGTCGTGGGTGGAGACGGACGATATTTTAACCAGCCGGCGATTCAAATCATTCTGAAAATGGCAGCGGCCAATGGATTTTCTCGGGTCAAAGTCGGGCAAAACGGGATTCTCTCCACTCCGGCAACTTCCTGCCTTATTCGCAAATATCGCACCATTGGTGGTATTATTCTTTCAGCTAGTCATAATCCGGCGGGGCCTGGGGGAGATTTTGGCGTTAAGTTCAATACCAGCAATGGTGGCCCGGCTCCTGAAAAAGTGACCAAGGCAATTTACGAGCGCACCCAGGCCATTGAAACCTACAAAATTCTCGATGCTGCCGACATCGACCTAGGGCGATTAGGGGAAACAAAACTGGGAACTATGGTGGTAGAGGTCATTGATTCCGTTACTGACTATGCCCAACTTTTGGAAACGTTGTTTGACTTTGACCGGATTCAGCAGTTCATTGCCAGCGGTTCCTTTCGGTTTATTTTCGATGCCATGCACGCCGTCACCGGACCCTATGGGCGGAGAATTTTTGAGGAGCGTTTAGGTGCGCCCGCTGGAACCGTCCAGGCCGGATTTCCCTTGGAAGACTTTGGCGGTGGCCATCCGGATCCAAATTTGGTCTATGCCCATGACTTGGTAGCGCAACTGTTTACAGACCATGGGCCGGACTTTGGGGCTGCTTCCGATGGAGATGGGGATCGAAATATGATTTTGGGTCGGAACTTCTTTGTCACCCCCAGCGATAGTTTAGCCATCCTAGCGGCCAATGCGACCTTAGTTCCCGGATACCGCCAGGGGTTAGCTGGAATTGCCCGCTCCATGCCCACCAGTCAAGCCCCTGATCGGGTGGCCCAACAATTGGGAATTCCGGCCTTTGAAACTCCCACGGGCTGGAAATTTTTCGGCAATCTCCTCGACTCTGGCCAGGCCACGCTTTGTGGGGAAGAAAGCTTTGGCACGGGATCCAACCATGTCCGGGAAAAGGATGGTCTTTGGGCGGTGTTGTTTTGGTTAAATATCCTCGCTGTGCGGCAACAGTCTGTGGCGGAAATTGTCACTCAACATTGGCAAACCTATGGCCGGAACTTCTATTCCCGTCACGATTACGAGGGAGTTGCCAGTGATCGGGCCAATGAATTAATGACCCAACTCCAGGCCAAACTGCCGACCTTAACGGGGAAAACTCTAGGAGCCGGTCGGGTTGCCTATGCCGATGATTTTAGTTATCAAGACCCTGTGGATCAGAGTGTCAGTGCCAACCAGGGAATTCGGATTGGCTTTGAAGATGGGAGTCGGATTGTTTTTCGGCTCTCAGGCACAGGCACAGAAGGGGCTACACTGCGGGTTTACTTAGAACGCTATGAACCCAATCCCCAAAACCACGGCCTGGATGCCCAAGTTGCGCTGCAAGATTTAATTGGCCTGGCAGACTCCCTCGCCCAAATCAAACTGCTGACCGGCCGAGACAAGCCCACCGTGATTACTTAA
- a CDS encoding rod shape-determining protein produces the protein MGVFNRLSRDIGIDLGTANTLVYVSGRGVVLEEPSVVAIDQITQQPLAVGTEAKRMLGRTPGNVVAVRPLRDGVIADFERAEIMLKYFMRQVHGGKNLFAPRVVVGIPSGVTGVERRAIEDAARGAGAREVYLIDEPVAAAFGAGLPVEEPTGNMIVDIGGGTTEVAVLSMQGTVLSESVRIAGDELSDSITQYMKKVHNMIVGERTAEEIKIRIGSAYPNDHYDDELMEVRGLHQLSGLPRTVSIKTPEIRESMAEPLTGIIEAIKRTLERTPPELAADIVDRGIMLAGGGALLKGLDTLISHETGIVVHVAPDPLRCVVLGTGRVLENFKELGRVFGGQSSMSH, from the coding sequence GTGGGAGTGTTTAACAGACTTTCGCGAGATATTGGTATCGATTTAGGCACTGCCAATACCTTGGTCTATGTCTCCGGGCGGGGTGTGGTCTTAGAAGAACCCTCTGTTGTCGCCATTGATCAAATTACCCAACAACCCTTAGCCGTGGGCACAGAAGCCAAACGGATGCTGGGGCGAACTCCCGGAAATGTTGTCGCAGTGCGCCCCTTGCGGGATGGGGTGATTGCTGACTTTGAACGGGCCGAGATCATGCTCAAATACTTTATGCGGCAGGTTCACGGTGGCAAAAATCTCTTTGCACCGCGGGTGGTGGTCGGGATTCCCAGTGGTGTGACCGGGGTTGAACGCCGGGCCATTGAAGATGCCGCGCGCGGGGCCGGGGCGCGGGAGGTCTATTTAATTGATGAACCGGTGGCGGCGGCCTTTGGGGCTGGCTTACCCGTTGAGGAACCCACTGGCAACATGATCGTGGACATTGGCGGCGGCACAACCGAAGTAGCAGTGCTGAGTATGCAGGGTACGGTTCTAAGTGAATCGGTGCGGATTGCTGGGGATGAATTATCAGATTCCATTACCCAATACATGAAGAAAGTTCACAACATGATTGTCGGCGAGCGGACTGCCGAGGAAATCAAAATTCGGATTGGTTCGGCCTATCCCAATGATCACTATGACGATGAACTCATGGAAGTACGGGGGTTACACCAACTCTCTGGCCTACCCCGTACCGTGAGCATCAAAACCCCAGAAATTCGTGAAAGCATGGCAGAACCCTTAACCGGAATTATTGAAGCCATTAAACGCACCCTTGAGCGGACTCCCCCGGAACTGGCTGCCGACATTGTGGATCGAGGTATTATGCTGGCGGGGGGTGGGGCGCTCCTGAAGGGCCTGGATACCCTCATTAGTCATGAAACCGGGATTGTTGTCCATGTGGCTCCGGATCCGTTGCGCTGCGTGGTGCTGGGCACCGGCCGAGTTTTGGAAAACTTTAAGGAACTAGGGCGGGTCTTTGGCGGCCAAAGTTCAATGTCACACTAG
- the cobI gene encoding precorrin-2 C(20)-methyltransferase, giving the protein MMSATETKLGKLYGLGIGPGDPELLTLKAHRILTTVPVIAYPCMENGKVLARAIVADYIQAHQIEIPMPLPFSVERSSQPYYDLAAAKIISHLQIGQDVAVLCEGEPMLYGSFMYLFQRLAGQFPTEVVPGISSTLACADMLGVPLTFRDDVLTMIPATLKIEDLRIKLAGIDAAIILKLGRHFPKVYQVLAELGLLERAHYIEYATQPTQQIRPIREITAETVPYWSLIVIPSRGLDQNP; this is encoded by the coding sequence ATGATGAGTGCAACAGAAACCAAACTCGGTAAGCTCTATGGCCTGGGAATCGGGCCTGGGGATCCGGAGTTACTGACCCTCAAGGCCCATCGAATCCTCACGACAGTGCCGGTGATTGCCTACCCCTGCATGGAAAATGGCAAAGTTTTGGCCCGGGCAATTGTGGCGGACTACATTCAAGCCCACCAGATTGAAATTCCGATGCCGTTACCGTTCAGTGTAGAGCGGTCTTCCCAACCCTATTACGACTTAGCCGCGGCTAAAATTATCTCCCATCTCCAGATCGGGCAGGATGTGGCGGTACTCTGTGAGGGGGAACCGATGCTCTATGGCAGTTTTATGTATCTGTTTCAGCGTTTAGCGGGGCAGTTTCCCACGGAAGTTGTGCCAGGCATCTCCTCAACCTTGGCCTGTGCCGATATGTTGGGTGTTCCCTTAACCTTTCGCGATGATGTCTTAACCATGATTCCGGCCACCCTGAAGATTGAGGATTTACGGATCAAATTGGCGGGGATTGATGCGGCGATTATTCTCAAACTGGGGCGACATTTTCCTAAGGTTTATCAAGTTTTAGCAGAGTTGGGCTTGTTGGAACGGGCCCACTACATTGAATATGCAACCCAACCGACTCAGCAGATTCGCCCGATTAGGGAAATTACTGCCGAAACAGTTCCCTACTGGTCTTTAATTGTCATTCCCAGCCGCGGCCTGGATCAAAACCCATAA
- the mreD gene encoding rod shape-determining protein MreD, with product MDNPLKQLSPLVRNGLNGVVIVTSIFICAVAALWHHSAWEMTGISPDWFLIWVVAWSVKRPAWQGIVGGVGLGLIQDGLTGHQPTHALSLGIVGLITALLQKQRYVSEDFISIALITFAMAIISATVIAGQLSLENSRPLAEIWQQHRQIALGSAILSSLWAPILYAPLNLWWQWLIEAEKD from the coding sequence ATGGACAATCCTCTCAAACAACTCTCACCCCTAGTCCGTAACGGCTTAAATGGGGTTGTGATCGTCACCTCCATTTTTATCTGCGCGGTGGCCGCCCTCTGGCATCACTCGGCCTGGGAAATGACGGGAATTAGCCCCGACTGGTTTTTGATTTGGGTGGTGGCTTGGAGTGTCAAGCGGCCGGCCTGGCAGGGGATTGTTGGTGGTGTCGGACTGGGCCTGATTCAAGATGGGCTGACGGGGCATCAACCGACCCATGCGCTGTCTTTGGGAATTGTGGGGCTGATTACGGCACTCCTGCAAAAACAACGGTATGTTTCTGAAGACTTTATTTCCATTGCCCTGATTACCTTTGCGATGGCGATCATTAGTGCCACGGTCATTGCGGGTCAACTCAGTCTGGAAAATAGCCGTCCTCTGGCTGAGATTTGGCAACAGCATCGTCAGATTGCCCTCGGTTCGGCCATTCTCAGTAGTCTTTGGGCCCCAATTCTCTATGCCCCCCTCAATCTTTGGTGGCAGTGGTTAATTGAGGCGGAAAAAGATTAG
- the mreC gene encoding rod shape-determining protein MreC produces MGAVVRWWTRFSSLLMLTGVTLGVAWIVRETNGAGIRELYRVVTLPIYGGANNTDQLIQARTWELEQRLAEVQSQNDQLRQLLNIPQVKQNKAVVARVIGRSADHWWQQVLLNQGSREGLAQGAVVLASGGVVGRITSITPNTSRILLLTDPSSRVGVVVGRTRQMGILRGQLGNKAVLEFFDKDPKVQPQDAVLTSELSSLFPAGLPVGVIESVDLSDPTRPHAIVQLAAPVDRLEWVQVMVNGQSSQTTLTPSP; encoded by the coding sequence ATGGGGGCAGTGGTTCGGTGGTGGACGCGCTTTAGTAGCCTGTTAATGTTAACGGGAGTGACCTTAGGCGTGGCCTGGATTGTCCGAGAAACCAATGGGGCGGGCATTCGCGAACTTTATCGGGTGGTGACATTACCGATTTATGGTGGTGCCAATAATACGGATCAGTTAATTCAGGCCCGGACTTGGGAACTAGAACAACGCCTGGCCGAAGTCCAAAGCCAAAATGACCAACTCCGGCAACTGCTAAATATCCCCCAAGTTAAACAAAATAAAGCGGTGGTGGCGCGGGTGATTGGTCGCAGCGCGGATCATTGGTGGCAGCAGGTTCTACTCAATCAGGGTAGTCGTGAGGGGCTTGCCCAAGGGGCGGTGGTTTTAGCCAGTGGTGGCGTAGTCGGGCGAATTACCAGCATTACCCCCAATACCAGTCGGATTTTATTATTGACGGATCCCAGCAGTCGGGTGGGGGTGGTCGTGGGTAGAACTCGGCAAATGGGTATTCTCCGGGGGCAATTGGGAAATAAGGCGGTCTTAGAATTCTTTGACAAAGATCCCAAGGTGCAGCCCCAAGATGCCGTTTTAACTTCGGAACTCAGTAGTCTATTTCCGGCCGGTTTGCCTGTGGGAGTGATTGAATCAGTAGATCTATCCGATCCAACCCGCCCCCACGCAATTGTGCAATTAGCCGCCCCCGTCGATCGGTTGGAATGGGTACAGGTAATGGTGAATGGACAATCCTCTCAAACAACTCTCACCCCTAGTCCGTAA
- a CDS encoding aspartate aminotransferase, whose amino-acid sequence MGLDWIKPADRLGSLPPYVFARLDELKARAREQGLDLIDLGMGNPDGMAPQPVIDAAIQAFQVPSHHGYPPFEGTANFRKAITQWYHRRYQVELDPDGEALPLLGSKEGLTHLALAYVNPGDVVLVPSPAYPAHFRGPAIAGANIYPLILKPENNWLIDLNQIPEAIAHQAKILYFNYPSNPTAATAPRQFFLDMVEFARAYNILLVHDLCYAELAFDGYQPTSLLEIPGAKEIGVEFHTLSKTYNMAGWRVGFVVGNRHIIQGLRTLKTNLDYGLFAVLQTAAETALNLPDEYLTTVCDRYRTRRDFLIAGLGKLGWTVPKTQATMYLWVPCPVGVSSTDFALKLLQETGVVVTPGNAFGEGGEGFVRVSLITDCERLGEALQRMEQAGIHF is encoded by the coding sequence ATGGGTCTGGATTGGATTAAACCGGCCGACCGCCTCGGCTCTTTGCCGCCCTATGTTTTTGCCCGTTTGGATGAACTGAAAGCGCGGGCGAGAGAACAGGGCCTGGACTTGATTGATCTCGGCATGGGGAATCCCGATGGCATGGCCCCGCAACCCGTGATTGATGCAGCCATTCAAGCCTTTCAAGTCCCCAGCCATCATGGCTATCCCCCCTTTGAAGGCACAGCTAATTTTCGCAAAGCCATTACTCAGTGGTATCACCGCCGCTATCAGGTTGAACTGGATCCCGATGGGGAAGCCTTACCCTTACTCGGCTCTAAGGAAGGCCTGACCCACTTAGCCCTGGCCTATGTCAATCCGGGGGATGTAGTTCTCGTCCCCAGTCCGGCCTATCCGGCCCATTTCCGCGGCCCGGCCATTGCTGGAGCAAATATTTATCCGTTAATTCTCAAGCCGGAAAATAACTGGCTGATTGACCTGAATCAGATTCCTGAAGCTATTGCCCACCAGGCCAAGATTCTTTACTTTAACTATCCCAGTAACCCAACAGCAGCCACGGCTCCCCGGCAATTCTTTCTGGATATGGTTGAGTTTGCGCGGGCATATAACATCCTCTTAGTTCATGACCTTTGTTACGCAGAATTGGCTTTCGATGGCTATCAACCCACCAGCTTGTTAGAAATTCCGGGAGCCAAAGAGATTGGGGTTGAGTTTCATACCCTTTCCAAAACCTACAATATGGCGGGTTGGCGGGTGGGCTTTGTGGTTGGCAATCGGCATATTATCCAAGGCCTGCGGACTCTGAAAACCAATTTGGATTATGGCTTATTTGCCGTTCTCCAAACTGCGGCGGAAACTGCTCTAAACTTGCCCGATGAGTATTTAACCACCGTTTGTGATCGCTATCGAACCCGGCGTGATTTTCTCATTGCTGGCCTGGGGAAACTGGGGTGGACAGTGCCGAAAACTCAAGCCACGATGTATCTCTGGGTACCTTGTCCCGTGGGCGTGAGTTCGACAGATTTTGCCCTCAAGCTTCTCCAAGAAACGGGTGTGGTTGTTACCCCTGGTAATGCCTTTGGCGAGGGAGGAGAAGGATTTGTGCGGGTGAGTTTGATTACGGATTGCGAGCGATTGGGTGAGGCCTTACAGCGAATGGAACAAGCCGGGATTCATTTTTAG
- a CDS encoding glycosyltransferase family 2 protein has translation MAQPFLSLCMIVKNEAAHLARCLASVQAWVDEIIVVDTGSTDETIAIAESFQARIFSFTWCDDFAAARNVSLAQAQGEWIFVIDADEELIVTDPAWLSQLREQTDLSYQQYSIRRLEAPQDKNSPTMTDFWMNRFGRNQGGIHYTGRLHEQLTHLGSYQMGYVTGAYLYHHGCSTRAEMIQKMKTRNIPILEAMRQEGTIGLMWLITLGDHYKACGEMESAQDCFQAAYEWILPNLFSGEIPTETGFVRQLLFVLAWDALEAEDYDQAQFLIHNGIRWFPTYAPLIYEAGLLMFYLGFYLGAVPYLEQCLRMGESRTYDRSEPFDQAFLKAHPAFSLGYCWLKLGRIDQAQTFFELTLTHDPNHQPAQEQLQQLREL, from the coding sequence GTGGCCCAACCCTTCCTATCCCTGTGCATGATTGTCAAAAATGAGGCCGCCCACTTAGCCCGCTGTTTAGCTAGTGTCCAGGCCTGGGTGGATGAAATTATTGTGGTGGATACCGGCTCAACGGATGAAACGATAGCCATTGCTGAATCCTTCCAGGCCCGGATTTTTAGCTTTACGTGGTGTGATGACTTTGCTGCCGCTCGTAATGTGTCTTTAGCCCAGGCCCAAGGGGAATGGATTTTTGTCATTGATGCTGATGAGGAATTAATTGTTACCGACCCGGCCTGGTTATCCCAACTGCGAGAACAAACCGATTTGAGTTATCAGCAATATTCAATTCGGCGTTTAGAAGCTCCCCAGGATAAAAATAGCCCCACCATGACCGACTTCTGGATGAATCGCTTTGGTCGCAATCAAGGGGGAATCCACTATACCGGCCGCCTCCATGAACAACTCACCCATCTCGGCAGTTACCAAATGGGCTATGTCACCGGGGCCTATCTTTATCACCATGGCTGCTCTACCCGGGCGGAAATGATCCAAAAAATGAAAACCCGCAATATTCCCATTCTGGAGGCGATGCGGCAGGAGGGAACCATTGGCTTAATGTGGTTAATTACCCTCGGGGATCATTACAAGGCCTGTGGAGAGATGGAGTCAGCCCAAGACTGTTTTCAAGCCGCCTACGAGTGGATTTTACCCAACCTATTTTCGGGAGAAATACCCACGGAAACAGGCTTTGTCCGGCAATTGCTGTTTGTCTTGGCCTGGGATGCTTTAGAAGCAGAAGATTATGACCAGGCCCAGTTCTTAATCCATAACGGGATTCGCTGGTTTCCCACCTATGCGCCTTTAATCTATGAAGCTGGCCTGTTGATGTTCTATTTGGGGTTTTACTTGGGGGCCGTCCCCTATTTAGAACAGTGCTTAAGAATGGGGGAAAGCCGAACCTATGATCGCAGTGAACCCTTTGACCAGGCCTTTCTCAAGGCTCATCCGGCCTTTAGTTTGGGCTATTGCTGGCTGAAACTCGGACGAATCGATCAAGCCCAGACTTTTTTTGAATTAACTCTCACCCATGACCCGAATCATCAACCAGCCCAAGAACAACTCCAACAACTCAGGGAACTCTGA